In the Purpureocillium takamizusanense chromosome 5, complete sequence genome, one interval contains:
- the OPT8 gene encoding OPT super (TransMembrane:15 (i36-58o64-84i96-121o141-159i250-268o274-296i308-325o345-367i448-468o474-495i589-610o616-636i648-667o679-704i716-737o)~EggNog:ENOG503NVY1~COG:S), with protein MEPISPHLPPGEQMREDQQLLDRPHIKPPLPPGRHFTARSVLAGLGVGTVICAANVYFGLQTGWVSIMSMPASLMGFGIFRLLRRHLRFPFTPVENVLLQSVACGMAIMPLGCGFVGVIPAMDYLLTPEEQGPLFLSVGQLIIWSLGLCYFGVVFAVPLRHQVIIRERLRFPSGFSTAVLISVLHGQGARSSSKEDLDAAAQGGFASLVPRQETSPSQSPITSEPAPLDRSVSPDGDPDVSQDWVSNMRLLLLCFLVSGLFTVTTYFLPFLRNIPIFGTVAAQTWLWTLNPSLAYVGQGIIMGAETTLHMVIGAVVGWGLLSPLAKVKGWAPGPVDDWEHGSKGWIVWISLAIMLVDAVVSLGYIALQPLLGRRLLVLIEPLRLRLRARGGITSLFGRSSHHYAPLSDRDDDGRQASRPASARDRSDCGKSNSDDDDAPPEHRIGGRLVAVGLVLSILLCVLTIHVVFGDLVPLYATVTAVLMALVLSIMGVRALGETDLNPVSGISKLAQLFFAIIVPQSNKNSVLINLVAGAVSEAVSGMPLPRLRSHVASSLQTGIIVDQGALQAGDLMQDLKTGHLLGAAPKAQFWGQVIGATVGALLSAFIYRLYTMVYTIPGELFQVPTAYVWIFTARLVTGQGLPPKVKEWAVGAGVLFACTTMTRTLSVGKRWRSWVPGGIAVAVGMYNVPSFTLARAIGGLFGWYWVQILRRSNTPLIIMASGFILGEGFLSIVNLLLQGFGVPHY; from the exons ATGGAGCCGATATCGCCGCACCTCCCACCAGGGGAGCAGATGCGAGAAGACCAGCAACTGCTGGACCGGCCGCACATCAAgccaccgctgccaccgGGCCGTCACTTTACGGCGCGGAGCGTCCTCGCAGGCCTCGGTGTTGGCACCGTCATATGTGCTGCCAATGTTTACTTTGGCCTCCAGACCGGATGGGTGTCTATCATGTCCATGCCCGCCAGCCTCATGGGATTCGGCATTTTCAggctcctgcgccgccacctGCGCTTCCCCTTCACGCCCGTCGAGAATGTGCTTCTTCAGAGCGTTGCCTGTGGCATGGCAATCATGCCTCTTGGTTGCGGCTTTGTCGGCGTC ATTCCCGCCATGGACTATCTCCTGACTCCAGAGGAGCAAGGCCCCTTATTTCTTAGTGTTGGCCAGCTCATTATCTGGTCACTGGGACTCTGCTACTttggcgtcgtcttcgctgtGCCCCT GCGCCACCAGGTCATCATCCGCGAAAGACTCCGGTTTCCCAGCGGGTTCAGCACCGCCGTCTTGATATCTGTCCTTCACGGCCAGGGAGCTCGTTCCTCGAGCAAGGAAGACCTAGACGCTGCAGCTCAGGGTGGATTTGCAAGTCTTGTGCCTCGCCAGGAAACATCGCCCAGTCAGTCACCCATTACCAGTGAACCTGCTCCATTAGACCGCTCGGTATCTCCAGACGGGGACCCCGATGTCTCACAGGACTGGGTGTCCAACATGCGCCTCCTGCTTCTATGCTTTCTTGTCTCAGGGCTCTTCACGGTCACCACCTACTTTCTCCCCTTCTTGCGCAACATTCCGATATTCGGAACCGTTGCAGCTCAGACATGGCTCTGGACGCTGAACCCAAGTCTTGCCTACGTTGGCCAAGGCATCATAATGGGAGCGGAGACCACGTTGCACATGGTTATCGGGGCCGTTGTCGGCTGGGGCCTGCTCAGTCCTCTCGCAAAAGTCAAAGGCTGGGCGCCGGGTCCCGTCGATGACTGGGAACATGGCAGCAAGGGGTGGATCGTCTGGATTTCGCTGGCCATCATGCTTGTCGATGCTGTGGTCAGCCTCGGCTATATCGCCCTGCAACCTTTACTCGGTCGAAGGCTCCTTGTGCTCATTGAGCCGCTGCGACTCCGGCtacgcgctcgaggaggtaTCACGTCATTGTTTGGCCGCTCCTCACACCACTATGCGCCACTGTCAGACCGGgacgatgacggccgccagGCCTCTCGCCCGGCATCTGCCCGTGACCGGTCGGACTGCGGCAAAAGCAatagcgacgacgacgacgccccgcCCGAGCATCGCATCGGGGGACGTCTCGTAGCTGTCGGGCTTGTTCTTTCCATTCTTCTATGCGTTCTGACCATACATGTTGTATTCGGGGATCTCGTCCCCCTCTATGCGACCGTTACGGCCGTCCTCATGGCTCTCGTCCTCAGCATCATGGGGGTTCGCGCTCTGGGCGAGACCGACTTGAATCCTGTTTCTGGCATCAGCAAGCTGGCTCAGCTCTTCTTCGCCATCATTGTGCCCCAGTCCAACAAGAATAGCGTGCTCATCAACCTCGTCGCAGGGGCTGTG TCCGAGGCCGTAAGTGGCATGCCTTTGCCCAGATTGCGCTCACATGTTGCCAGTAGCTTACAAACAGGTATCATCGTCGACCAGGGCGCCTTGCAAGCCGGAGACCTTATGCAGGACCTTAAAACCGGTCATCTCCTCGGAGCCGCTCCGAAAGCCCAGTTTTGGGGACAAGTGATTGGCGCCACAGTCGGTGCCCTGCTCAGTGCCTTTATATATCGCTTGTATACTAT GGTTTATACGATCCCGGGAGAGTTGTTTCAAGTTCCGACCGCTTACGTTTGGATATTCACTGCGAGGCTGGTGACTGGGCAAGGGCTGCCGCCAAAGGTCAAGGAGTGGGCTGTCGGCGCTGGCGTTCTTTTCGCCtgcacgacgatgacgagaacCTTGTCAGTAGGCAAGCGATGGCGATCATGGGTTCCAGGTGGCATAGCCGTGGCTGTCG
- the OPT8 gene encoding OPT super, variant 2 (TransMembrane:12 (i36-58o64-84i96-121o141-159i250-268o274-296i308-325o345-367i448-468o474-496i503-520o526-545i)~EggNog:ENOG503NVY1~COG:S) produces the protein MEPISPHLPPGEQMREDQQLLDRPHIKPPLPPGRHFTARSVLAGLGVGTVICAANVYFGLQTGWVSIMSMPASLMGFGIFRLLRRHLRFPFTPVENVLLQSVACGMAIMPLGCGFVGVIPAMDYLLTPEEQGPLFLSVGQLIIWSLGLCYFGVVFAVPLRHQVIIRERLRFPSGFSTAVLISVLHGQGARSSSKEDLDAAAQGGFASLVPRQETSPSQSPITSEPAPLDRSVSPDGDPDVSQDWVSNMRLLLLCFLVSGLFTVTTYFLPFLRNIPIFGTVAAQTWLWTLNPSLAYVGQGIIMGAETTLHMVIGAVVGWGLLSPLAKVKGWAPGPVDDWEHGSKGWIVWISLAIMLVDAVVSLGYIALQPLLGRRLLVLIEPLRLRLRARGGITSLFGRSSHHYAPLSDRDDDGRQASRPASARDRSDCGKSNSDDDDAPPEHRIGGRLVAVGLVLSILLCVLTIHVVFGDLVPLYATVTAVLMALVLSIMGVRALGETDLNPVSGISKLAQLFFAIIVPQSNKNSVLINLVAGAVVGTPSLPALLKWHRFTAQLS, from the exons ATGGAGCCGATATCGCCGCACCTCCCACCAGGGGAGCAGATGCGAGAAGACCAGCAACTGCTGGACCGGCCGCACATCAAgccaccgctgccaccgGGCCGTCACTTTACGGCGCGGAGCGTCCTCGCAGGCCTCGGTGTTGGCACCGTCATATGTGCTGCCAATGTTTACTTTGGCCTCCAGACCGGATGGGTGTCTATCATGTCCATGCCCGCCAGCCTCATGGGATTCGGCATTTTCAggctcctgcgccgccacctGCGCTTCCCCTTCACGCCCGTCGAGAATGTGCTTCTTCAGAGCGTTGCCTGTGGCATGGCAATCATGCCTCTTGGTTGCGGCTTTGTCGGCGTC ATTCCCGCCATGGACTATCTCCTGACTCCAGAGGAGCAAGGCCCCTTATTTCTTAGTGTTGGCCAGCTCATTATCTGGTCACTGGGACTCTGCTACTttggcgtcgtcttcgctgtGCCCCT GCGCCACCAGGTCATCATCCGCGAAAGACTCCGGTTTCCCAGCGGGTTCAGCACCGCCGTCTTGATATCTGTCCTTCACGGCCAGGGAGCTCGTTCCTCGAGCAAGGAAGACCTAGACGCTGCAGCTCAGGGTGGATTTGCAAGTCTTGTGCCTCGCCAGGAAACATCGCCCAGTCAGTCACCCATTACCAGTGAACCTGCTCCATTAGACCGCTCGGTATCTCCAGACGGGGACCCCGATGTCTCACAGGACTGGGTGTCCAACATGCGCCTCCTGCTTCTATGCTTTCTTGTCTCAGGGCTCTTCACGGTCACCACCTACTTTCTCCCCTTCTTGCGCAACATTCCGATATTCGGAACCGTTGCAGCTCAGACATGGCTCTGGACGCTGAACCCAAGTCTTGCCTACGTTGGCCAAGGCATCATAATGGGAGCGGAGACCACGTTGCACATGGTTATCGGGGCCGTTGTCGGCTGGGGCCTGCTCAGTCCTCTCGCAAAAGTCAAAGGCTGGGCGCCGGGTCCCGTCGATGACTGGGAACATGGCAGCAAGGGGTGGATCGTCTGGATTTCGCTGGCCATCATGCTTGTCGATGCTGTGGTCAGCCTCGGCTATATCGCCCTGCAACCTTTACTCGGTCGAAGGCTCCTTGTGCTCATTGAGCCGCTGCGACTCCGGCtacgcgctcgaggaggtaTCACGTCATTGTTTGGCCGCTCCTCACACCACTATGCGCCACTGTCAGACCGGgacgatgacggccgccagGCCTCTCGCCCGGCATCTGCCCGTGACCGGTCGGACTGCGGCAAAAGCAatagcgacgacgacgacgccccgcCCGAGCATCGCATCGGGGGACGTCTCGTAGCTGTCGGGCTTGTTCTTTCCATTCTTCTATGCGTTCTGACCATACATGTTGTATTCGGGGATCTCGTCCCCCTCTATGCGACCGTTACGGCCGTCCTCATGGCTCTCGTCCTCAGCATCATGGGGGTTCGCGCTCTGGGCGAGACCGACTTGAATCCTGTTTCTGGCATCAGCAAGCTGGCTCAGCTCTTCTTCGCCATCATTGTGCCCCAGTCCAACAAGAATAGCGTGCTCATCAACCTCGTCGCAGGGGCTGTGGTAGGAACACCCTCACTTCCTGCTCTCCTTAAGTGGCATCGTTTTACCGCGCAACTGAGCTGA